In one Culex quinquefasciatus strain JHB chromosome 2, VPISU_Cqui_1.0_pri_paternal, whole genome shotgun sequence genomic region, the following are encoded:
- the LOC6048635 gene encoding dopamine N-acetyltransferase isoform X1, with protein MEIEIQNHIAHLGKFSVKKSENDCLLDEACTMLSELLPPLGRMASKMSTGISGTTEKSSLAKLDSAELVSSPTDEIDTNISIELITEDDAEEVLKMLKKFFFKDEPLNTFVDLGECKELEKYSTKSLHEHCSFKAVNSRGEIVGVNINGLINRPKETDEPPAKLADVCAHPKFKKIMALMDHVDENFNIFDLYQDVDRLLDIKIMSVDSNYRGLGIAGKLTDRTMQYVKDNNIKLVHVLCSSHFSARVMEKMDFQEVYNLPYQDYLVNGEQVFDPAKPHVAVRILTKRIN; from the exons ATGGAGATTGAAATCCAGAACCACATTGCTCACTTGGGCAAATTCAGTGTCAAGAAAAGTGAAAATGACTGCCTTCTGGATGAGGCGTGCACGATG CTTTCGGAGCTGCTGCCCCCTCTCGGTCGTATGGCTTCCAAGATGTCGACCGGCATTTCGGGAACAACGGAAAAGTCTTCCCTAGCCAAGCTGGACTCGGCCGAACTTGTCAGCAGCCCGACGGACGAGATTGACACCAACATCTCGATTGAGTTAATTACGGAGGACGACGCCGAGGAGGTCCTGAAAATGCtcaaaaagtttttcttcaag gacgAGCCTTTGAACACCTTCGTTGATCTGGGTGAATGTAAGGAACTTGAGAAATACTCCACCAAAAGTCTTCACGAGCATTGCTCGTTCAAAGCAGTAAACTCTCGAGGAGAAATCGTGGGAGTTAATATCAACGGCTTGATCAACCGTCCG AAGGAAACTGACGAACCTCCGGCGAAGCTGGCAGATGTTTGTGCTCATCCCAAGTTCAAGAAGATCATGGCACTGATGGACCATGTGGAtgaaaacttcaacattttcgATCTGTACCAGGACGTTGATCGTTTGTTGGATATTAAAATCATGTCCGTTGATAGTAACTACCGAGGATTGGGAATCGCTGGAAAGCTTACTGATCGTACCATGCAGTACGTGAAGGATAACAACATTAAATTGGTGCACGTGTTGTGTAGCAGTCACTTCTCGGCACGGGTCATGGAGAAAATGGACTTTCAGGAGGTGTACAATCTACCCTATCAGGACTATCTGGTCAACGGCGAACAAGTGTTCGATCCTGCCAAGCCACATGTGGCGGTTCGGATTCTGACTAAGAGAATCAACTGA
- the LOC6048635 gene encoding dopamine N-acetyltransferase isoform X2, protein MASKMSTGISGTTEKSSLAKLDSAELVSSPTDEIDTNISIELITEDDAEEVLKMLKKFFFKDEPLNTFVDLGECKELEKYSTKSLHEHCSFKAVNSRGEIVGVNINGLINRPKETDEPPAKLADVCAHPKFKKIMALMDHVDENFNIFDLYQDVDRLLDIKIMSVDSNYRGLGIAGKLTDRTMQYVKDNNIKLVHVLCSSHFSARVMEKMDFQEVYNLPYQDYLVNGEQVFDPAKPHVAVRILTKRIN, encoded by the exons ATGGCTTCCAAGATGTCGACCGGCATTTCGGGAACAACGGAAAAGTCTTCCCTAGCCAAGCTGGACTCGGCCGAACTTGTCAGCAGCCCGACGGACGAGATTGACACCAACATCTCGATTGAGTTAATTACGGAGGACGACGCCGAGGAGGTCCTGAAAATGCtcaaaaagtttttcttcaag gacgAGCCTTTGAACACCTTCGTTGATCTGGGTGAATGTAAGGAACTTGAGAAATACTCCACCAAAAGTCTTCACGAGCATTGCTCGTTCAAAGCAGTAAACTCTCGAGGAGAAATCGTGGGAGTTAATATCAACGGCTTGATCAACCGTCCG AAGGAAACTGACGAACCTCCGGCGAAGCTGGCAGATGTTTGTGCTCATCCCAAGTTCAAGAAGATCATGGCACTGATGGACCATGTGGAtgaaaacttcaacattttcgATCTGTACCAGGACGTTGATCGTTTGTTGGATATTAAAATCATGTCCGTTGATAGTAACTACCGAGGATTGGGAATCGCTGGAAAGCTTACTGATCGTACCATGCAGTACGTGAAGGATAACAACATTAAATTGGTGCACGTGTTGTGTAGCAGTCACTTCTCGGCACGGGTCATGGAGAAAATGGACTTTCAGGAGGTGTACAATCTACCCTATCAGGACTATCTGGTCAACGGCGAACAAGTGTTCGATCCTGCCAAGCCACATGTGGCGGTTCGGATTCTGACTAAGAGAATCAACTGA